The Nymphaea colorata isolate Beijing-Zhang1983 chromosome 5, ASM883128v2, whole genome shotgun sequence DNA segment TGGATGACATACTGCAAATCCAGATTGCTGACTCCTACTTTGATTACCCAAATCAGATAAACTGCATCCTGGCTCAAAGGTTTGTCATTCACTTTCAGGCAAATCTGTTCATTTTGTAGCTGAAACTTATATTTGCTCTGCTGTTATTTTCCTACAGAACTGACCATATAAATGTGATCAGATGTCTAAAATCTTAACGAAAACTccacaaaatttcatgttttgattAATGTGCAGATAAGATTTTACAAGATCCCCATGTTCAACAACTCAAGAATCAATTCATTTAATGTTCACGTAAAATTCTTTAAAAGTGTTTAAAAACAGTGATCTAAACTTTTCAAGTTCATAAGGCATATCTGCATTTTTGTACATGCATGCACAGCACACGCATGCATCCGTGCaggcatgcatgcacacacatataatcgattttattttgtaaagcATGTTTCACAAACATTATAAAACTCACCAACCGCTACTTTCACAAACCAAAAGTGAAAAGTGCATCCAATTTCAATTTATGAGATGAGGGATGGACTTGAAATTTTCAACTCCAACTTATGCATTCATGACACACTGGCTCTACATTAGGCCCAAAGATTAGGTTCAATCGCTTTTATACAATATGGACTCCAGTTGGTCTCCTACATGTCAATAGGCCCATAGTGCTCTTCACCTTTTTCTTCGTGTTCCTATATAAGCCCAACCCAGAGACAGAGTCTCACAGAACACGCCTCACTTCACACACTTCCCCAGCCATGGCTGCTCTCACTTCCATCTTCATATTCTCCTTCTTCGTCTCTTTAATGTCCACCGAAGCTCAATATGCACACTATGGTGGAACCAATTATGGTCATTACTCTGAGTCATGCCCAAATGTGGAGGAGATGGTCAAGTCCAGCGTTCAGTTCTTTATTGACGCAGATAGCACACTTGCCCCTGCCCTCCTCAGGCTCCACTTCCATGACTGCTTTGTCAATGTATGAACCTATTTTCATTGCATACCTTGGCAGATTATTTTTTCCATAAGTTTGAGCAGCAATTAGCTACTTGTCtttattgaaattgaaaaattttgatgtcgTATTGTtatgcaaaaaaattttaatgccAATCATATGGTGCCTTTGAACTAGATTCTACATTGAGCAATATTTAAAAGAAGTGAATGGTGGGTATGTGCGCTTTGTGTTTGGTAGGGATGTGATGGGTCAGTGCTACTGGAAGGGCCTGGCAGAGAAATGACCTCACCAGCCAACTTTGGGCTGCGCGGGTTCGAGGTCATAGCTGCTACAAAGGCAAGGGTTGAAGCCATGTGCCCTGGAGTTGTTTCTTGTGCTGATATACTTGCCCTTGCTGCTAGAGATGCTGTTGTCCTGGtcagtatctctctctctctctctctctctcctctctctctctctctcctctcctctctctctctctctctctctctctctatatatatatatatatatatatatatatatatatatatatatatatatatatatatatatatatatataaagctccAAAACAACTACAATTATCATGAGGGGTGTAGCTCAACTGGACAGCAAGGTGATCGACTTAAAAAGGAATCTGTGTTGTGAAACCTATCACACCCAATGGGTGTAGGGCACAGGAAAGGCTATGGCCTCTCTTTTGGGCGGTGCAAAGTGGTTGGAATCCTTTGTGACATtattttattcctttttatgTAAAAACAGCAGTATGAATGCTAACTTTCAATCTTAACTATATTATAAATGTAAGAATgacattttttatctttaaattGTTATGTACTACGGTCTTAGAGGATACATCCTCATAATCGGTTTTCCCAAGTAAACATAATGTGTAACTTCTGGAACCAGTCTATTAGTGTGGTCATTTCTCATGTAAAGTGACCAAAGCAAAATAGAAGCCCTCAGAAGACTCAGAACCATCAGATAGATTTGCAAGTCCTTACACCTGACCTGACCCAGTTAACTTAATCCCTAATTTGCTTTtctcatgcatatatatgtgcatatgtgtacatatgaaagagagagagagccatcgtatgtggtgtgtgtgtgtgtatatatatatatatatatatgtgcattgtCCTAATAAAGCTGTACTGTGTAGTTTGTCTATTTCATTTAATTCCGTTAGAGAATGGGATCATCTTCCACAGGCTCTAGTTTAAGTGTTGAGTCCATTgattccctttctttttgttttttttttttttttggagtctTCTCTGATTTGTAGTTTTTTGGTAGTAATAATATTCAGGGAAATGACCTCCCAGCAGGCTTCGTTTGGAAAAAATCAgaacattatatataatgttatacaCAAGCTAGAGAGTGTGGAGCCATGGTTGTAGTGCATATTCCAGCTCTTGACTTCCTTCAACTATAAATGGCACAGTTAGGCCTAGGCCTACTGATCCATGCCAGGTTTGACTGCCAAACTTAAGACATGATGGGTTTGGTGGCCTTAGGGTGTGTTTTACAGTTAAAACACTTTGtgaatatttcatgaatataccT contains these protein-coding regions:
- the LOC116254030 gene encoding cationic peroxidase 2-like, whose protein sequence is MAALTSIFIFSFFVSLMSTEAQYAHYGGTNYGHYSESCPNVEEMVKSSVQFFIDADSTLAPALLRLHFHDCFVNGCDGSVLLEGPGREMTSPANFGLRGFEVIAATKARVEAMCPGVVSCADILALAARDAVVLVRNGILSQVWFQSSLIDQIIFSVVLKFCPLLTLLALLLHQMTQVEATATATTFNSEQGQGRAFITDQGHGCAFITDQGHGLATIMVVGVEAIMEEEETMEKIIILTSLAKE